In a genomic window of Oncorhynchus kisutch isolate 150728-3 linkage group LG9, Okis_V2, whole genome shotgun sequence:
- the LOC109897065 gene encoding cilia- and flagella-associated protein 251 — MTNYDPEMKDQTTSSFVVLTVFFILVTLVALLVILYMWLNRQTNGQYTVHQLVLGEGGARDRVRGGVQVLEVWFRRRLWPLSEDEETVGEEEQRDKEEDVERVSEGGESKGEGKKEEGDEREGRVDDSSDEYSSAESCGLTESVKVMDEKKERRECEGKREENMEEKGDSKGDEGAVGGEESGQGGLLIHLHQSSGSAIWSEDYEGGKDNNHVTAL, encoded by the coding sequence ATGACTAATTACGATCCAGAAATGAAAGACCAAACCACATCCTCCTTTGTCGTCTTGACTGTCTTCTTCATCCTGGTCACCCTCGTTGCCCTCCTGGTCATCCTGTACATGTGGCTAAACCGCCAGACTAATGGACAGTACACAGTCCACCAACTGGTCCTTGGGGAGGGTGGGGCCAGGGACCGGGTGAGGGGCGGGGTCCAAGTCCTGGAGGTATGGTTCAGGCGTCGCCTTTGGCCTCTCAGTGAGGATGAGGAGACTgtaggagaggaggaacagagagacaaagaggaggatgtagagagagtgagtgagggaggggaaagcaagggggaggggaagaaggaggagggggatgagagggagggccGAGTGGACGACTCTTCGGATGAGTACTCCAGTGCGGAGAGCTGTGGCCTGACGGAGAGTGTGAAGGTCATGgacgagaagaaggagaggagagagtgtgaggggaaGCGAGAGGAGAATATGGAAGAAAAGGGGGATAGCAAAGGTGATGAGGGAGCAGTGGGAGGAGAAGAAAGTGGACAGGGAGGTTTGCTGATACACCTGCATCAGTCCTCTGGTAGTGCTATCTGGTCTGAAGATTATGAGGGAGGCAAAGACAACAATCATGTGACTGCATTGTGA